Part of the Sphingomonadaceae bacterium OTU29LAMAA1 genome, CCCTGCGAAGTGCTTCGCGATAAGCTCCAAGGGAATTTCAGCATAGGCCCCGCTATTGTTAAATGTCTCAGTCCAAGGCGTTCCCGGCTTGTGCATGATCTCCGAAAGCCGGAAAGCATGCAGCGCCCCGTAAGACTCGACTACTTGACGCAGAAGCGCCACCTCATCCTCTGAGAAGTCCTCAGATACGGCAACGCCGCTACGAGGATCAGCCGCAAACTCAGTGATCGGCCGGGAACCAAACTTTTTGAAAGCCTTGTAGACCGTGGGGAAAACCGGCCCATACTGCCACGCCTGAGGCGAATGCTTAGACAAAGGAACGCCGCGGAGAGCAAGCGACCAACCGTCAGCAAGATAGACGAGCTTGATAATCTGCATAAGCGTGACGGTCCGTCCGTCCGATTGCATCAGCTCATAAATCTTATTCGCGACCGCCCGAGGGTCGTGGGCGTGATCACGTGTCATCATTCGCCCTCCTCTGTAACGAGTTTCATATAAGAGTCGGGTTCACCAGCGTCTATAGGCCATGTCAGGGCTTATGCTTATGTCCGTAGAAGCCGCCCTTGTGCTTGCGCTTCCTCCCCATCGGGGGCTGCTTAGGCAGCGAGGCCACCGGCCCGCCGATAGGTGAGGCGCTTGCCAGCGCCACTAAGCTCGACATCCTCGTCAAGTTAATGGCTTTCAGAGAACAATAAATTCGCCCATTCCTGCGCGATCTCCCGCCGTCGGGGCATCTACGCAGCCCAGATCGCAAAATTTTGTAGATCGCCCGACATCGTGTCCCGCAGAAGTCTTCCGGCTAGGCGGCCATCGAGCTACTTCATCGGCAGAAGGACGTTGTGGCGTGTGTTGATGGCCTTGTACGTCGGGCTGCCTAGCACCCCCGAGATACCGGCGTGATCCTCCTGACGAGAGTCGATCTGGCCTAACTTCTTGCCATAGAACGCAGCGAGCTTCTCGCACATCTCGGTCCAGACGGGCTTCAACATCTGAGCGTCCCCGCCCATCCCATATTCGGTGGCGTACTGGAAAACGCGCATCGAGTACCGCTCGACAGCAGCCGTTTCGAACACCCAAAGGTCGTTGGTGATAGCTCCCGGCGTGAGGCCGGCCTTCCTGATCTCTGCATCGCTCAGCTTGAGCCCCTGAGCCGTACTCATCCTGAAGGCGCGTCGACCCGCGAGGAAATGGTGCTGGTTGATATTGACCGCGAGATCGCCAAGCGCCTTAAGCCCATCACCGGTTTGATCCTCCAGCCACCTGAGTTGATCGACGGCTTCCAGGACGCTGCGTCGCCCGATGCCGAATGGATCGACCAGCGGGAGGCCTGGTAGCGGGCGGGCGACACCATCTCTGACGTTCTTCAGAAGCTTCTTCAGGCCGCTTTCAAGGTTCTGTCCGACCATGCCCCGGATCGTCCGGTCGTCGGCTGTCTCGTAATTCCGCTTCAGGGTCTGAACAGTGAAGGAGTGTTTCCCCGGTATCTGAACTACACCGACGCTGTCGGTGTGTACTTGCGGCGTCAGCCAAGTGCGGGCGCTCTCCGGGACGCCATACCTTTCGAGTGATTTCGGCAGAGGCACCGGGAGCGGCAGAGCACCCGGCGCCAGCACGGTGAATGGACGGATCCGGGCCACGCCGCGAAACAACAATGTCGGCTCGTGCCTCCACGGGTGGGCGCCATCGATCGACACTTTCGCGGTGTGCTCGTTCATGACCTTCGGCATCAGATCAATCAGATCGCAGCCGCTTGGAAATGGTTTCCGCTTGATGGGCCAGATGAACACGCGGAAGTAGTTAACGTGCCAGTCCCCGTTTCCTCCGCGGACTGGTAGCTCGCTAAATGCAGGCATTGCCTTCTCCCGCTCGTGCCAGTTCAGGGCGCGTGCGGCGGCATGTCTCCCTATTTAGGGCCTGCCTGTCGAATCTTTCTTGGTTCTCGGAGCGAAAACATCGTCATTACGCTGACTTGCCATCCGGCAGCAGCAGATCAGCCCAATCCTGCGCAATCTCTCGCCGCCGGGGCATATACGCAGCTCGGTTGTATGCCATCTCCGAACCCGACTCCCCTTTTGCCCGGTGCGCCAGCATGGCGTCGATGATGGCGCGATCATCCGGCCGACGCTGCTCGACAGCTCGCTCGTTCATGATCGTGGAGAAGGTCGATCGCCAGCCATGCGGCACATGCCGGCCGCTGTAGCCATTGCGCGAATACATATAGCCGAGCGTGTTCTCGCTCATTGGCTGGTGCGTCGATCGGACGCTGTGGAAGACATAGGGGAAGCGTCCGGTCAGCCGGCGCGCCTCGTGCAGCACGTTCACCGCCTGTCGGGCTAGTGGAACGACGTGCTCGAACGCCTCGTCAGCCTTGTTCTCCAGCGCCAGCTTCATCCGCTCGGCCGGGATACGCCATAATGCCCCCGGCGCGGGGGCATCGGGATCGGTCCAGTCGATCCCTTCGAACTCCTTCCACGGCACGGCGCGCAGGATGCCAGGCCGCACCGCGGTCAGTGCCAGCAGCTTGGACGCCAGCTTTGTCATCGGACCCGACGACGAAGCCTCCATGTCGGCAAGTAGCTTCCGAGCTGCGTCCAGATCCTTCAGCGCCGGCTGCTTGCCTCCCGTCGGCGTCGGCTTCAGCGCCTTCTTGATCCCGACGGCTGGGTCACCTGGTACCAGCCCCTCCGCCATTCCGAACTGGAAGACGCCGGAGACGTGCTGCCGCAGCCGCTTGGCGGTGTCGATTGCACCGCGTGCCTCCACCTTGCGAAGCATGCGCAGGATCATCGGCCCGTCGACGTCTAAAAGCGGCAGAGAGCCGATCTCAGGGTAGATGTCCCTCTCCAGCGCCTGGATGACCTTCTTGCACTGTACCGGCGACCAGCGGGGGCATTGCGCCTCATACCAGCGCTGCGCGACGACCTTGAACGTAGTGCCGGCATCGGCTTGGGACCGCATCGCCCGCTTCCGATCCTCCATGCCCGGATCCTTGTGGTCGCGCAGTTCTGCACGAGCGCGATCGCGACGCTCCCTCGCCTCTTTCAGCGAAACCTCGGGGTATGGACCGAAGGTAA contains:
- a CDS encoding DUF4065 domain-containing protein translates to MMTRDHAHDPRAVANKIYELMQSDGRTVTLMQIIKLVYLADGWSLALRGVPLSKHSPQAWQYGPVFPTVYKAFKKFGSRPITEFAADPRSGVAVSEDFSEDEVALLRQVVESYGALHAFRLSEIMHKPGTPWTETFNNSGAYAEIPLELIAKHFAGLRDERGVARS
- a CDS encoding integrase arm-type DNA-binding domain-containing protein, whose translation is MALSDVQARKAVAAEKDYKLADSNGLYLFVTTKGFKSWRYKYRFGNKEKRLTFGPYPEVSLKEARERRDRARAELRDHKDPGMEDRKRAMRSQADAGTTFKVVAQRWYEAQCPRWSPVQCKKVIQALERDIYPEIGSLPLLDVDGPMILRMLRKVEARGAIDTAKRLRQHVSGVFQFGMAEGLVPGDPAVGIKKALKPTPTGGKQPALKDLDAARKLLADMEASSSGPMTKLASKLLALTAVRPGILRAVPWKEFEGIDWTDPDAPAPGALWRIPAERMKLALENKADEAFEHVVPLARQAVNVLHEARRLTGRFPYVFHSVRSTHQPMSENTLGYMYSRNGYSGRHVPHGWRSTFSTIMNERAVEQRRPDDRAIIDAMLAHRAKGESGSEMAYNRAAYMPRRREIAQDWADLLLPDGKSA